The proteins below come from a single Plasmodium sp. gorilla clade G2 genome assembly, chromosome: 13 genomic window:
- a CDS encoding MSP7-like protein, whose protein sequence is MKSEFFICVTFFFVLLHYISCNKPPRSLSVKSNKDKDEFNNIKEKLNSINNSIKDKVLENFKEDIELLKKKVDYLEKRKCDNIVENMQQKDDDDDEEEEDSDEDDEEQDEVEVKQKGIEDKQKESQDEQKDIVGEESEEYSDNEEEEDVGQNEENNDNELNEVNELNEVSEEIEDNGELDVPDDEFVEQSTNKNVRNSMIRNSYKDIKSPAQNSSTTLENTPTKLSTQNTKSNQTSNQLITQIQGEESISKVDNNKNNTNEVKCMHKLSDDVLSELKEKDNVDNNINHSKYNNFKKEFSNFTMNQNEYDLIKKLIITFSQKNVEMKRDSLKQIFLKALDDKKYREVFKNFMYGLCSYAKRHNYLDIEKMEKNEKAYKKVFENTLNLIDTI, encoded by the coding sequence ATGAAAAGTGAATTCTTCATTTGtgttacttttttttttgtgcttTTACATTATATTTCTTGCAATAAACCACCACGTAGTCTATCTGTGAAATctaataaagataaagatGAATTCaacaatataaaagaaaaattgaaTTCCATAAATAATTCTATAAAAGATAAAGTTCTTGAAAATTTTAAAGAAGAtattgaattattaaaaaaaaaggtagaTTATTTGGAAAAGAGGAAATGTGATAACATCGTGGAGAATATGCAACAaaaagatgatgatgatgatgaagaagaagaagattcAGATGAAGATGACGAAGAACAAGATGAAGTAGAAGTGAAACAAAAAGGAATAGAGGATAAACAAAAAGAATCACAGGATGAACAAAAAGACATTGTCGGAGAAGAGTCTGAAGAATATTCtgataatgaagaagaagaagatgtaggacaaaatgaagaaaataacgataatgaattaaatgaagtaaatgaattaaatgaaGTAAGTGAAGAAATTGAAGATAATGGAGAACTAGACGTTCCTGATGATGAATTTGTAGAACAaagtacaaataaaaatgtaagaaATAGTATGATAAGAAATTcttataaagatataaaatcTCCTGCTCAAAACAGTTCAACCACACTTGAAAACACACCAACGAAATTATCTACACAAAACACAAAATCAAATCAAACTTCTAATCAATTAATAACTCAAATTCAAGGCGAAGAATCAATTTCAAAagtagataataataagaataatacaaatgaagTTAAATGTATGCATAAACTTAGTGATGATGTTCTTAGTGAATTAAAGGAAAAGGATAatgtagataataatataaatcacagtaaatataataatttcaaaAAGGAATTTTCTAATTTTACTATGAATCAAAATGAatatgatttaataaaaaagttgATTATTACCTTTTCTCAAAAAAATGTAGAAATGAAAAGAGATTCCTtaaaacaaatttttttaaaagctttggatgataaaaaataccGTGaagtatttaaaaattttatgtatGGTTTATGTAGTTATGCAAAACGTCATAATTATTTAGATATtgaaaaaatggaaaaaaatgaaaaagccTATAAAAAAGTATTTGAAAACACGCTTAACTTAATAGATACTATATGA
- a CDS encoding MSP7-like protein yields the protein MYSKKVLCSSFLFLILLSVIFCSESDTNSYDENVKKNEVFDALNEHLDSISNIVKVNIMDALSENNPSLIKRTYEAVEINDDDYILEYVGDCTGKYGEGSISFDENKKYNYRKYLDVESELQKVKGQDDDDEDEEDEDDDEDDEEDNNKYNDKHNDNDDDNKLYKNNDKYSNQKKDNLKGPHFKQTHYIYASNEDDNETSRLPKKQVHKKDERLNNESKTNLRKQEHKEKSNEYPNNGLSVVQISIVTNEDFLRKVKERNKQKNKKTKKNEYDTDEESESSEDTSKDSYSSDPSTIHDENENENEYENPNQNQNQNCISCKQSSDTNPNLNNDNSKKEQDSHINNVENGSQKNLEKNPCNDHHKHVNQESLSMYSKDNMNRKNDKKNNGDLYNIKKDNDLSEFEKFDKTYYEFFSNGHDPFSMITTSRYENEILNDNYKNYNFNEQEIRLIQSMINTFIYTYKLNYAKNKSISKLFKDKLLKKNFRKYFTSYIYSIFNYGKTHKFIIPYNKDNDHVYRKLFDESVEMMDLLINKMELSFKHLKL from the coding sequence atgtacagCAAAAAAGTATTATGTTCatctttcttatttttaattttattaagtGTAATATTTTGTAGTGAATCAGATACAAATtcatatgatgaaaatgtaaAGAAGAATGAAGTTTTTGATGCTTTAAATGAACATTTAGATAGTATAAGTAATATCGTTAAGGTAAATATTATGGATGCCCTCTCTGAAAATAACCCCTCTCTCATAAAAAGGACATACGAAGCTGTTGaaataaatgatgatgattataTTCTTGAATATGTAGGAGATTGTACTGGCAAATATGGAGAAGGCTCTATCTCTTTTGatgaaaataagaaatacaATTATAGAAAGTATTTAGATGTAGAAAGTGAATTACAAAAAGTGAAAGGTcaagatgatgatgatgaggATGAGGaggatgaagatgatgatgaagatgatgaagaggataataataaatataatgataaacataatgataatgatgatgataataaattatataaaaataatgataagtATTCAAATCAGAAAAAAGATAATTTGAAGGGACCACATTTTAAACAaacacattatatatatgcatcCAATGAAGATGATAATGAAACAAGTAGGTTGCCAAAAAAACAAGTACATAAAAAGGATGAAAGATTAAATAATGAATCAAAAACAAATTTAAGAAAACAAGAACATAAAGAAAAATCAAACGAATATCCTAATAATGGATTATCTGTAGTTCAAATATCTATAGTAACTAATGAAGATTTTTTAAGAAAAGTtaaagaaagaaataaacagaaaaataaaaaaacaaaaaaaaatgaatatgataCTGATGAAGAATCAGAAAGTTCAGAGGATACAAGTAAAGATTCGTATTCATCTGATCCATCTACTATtcatgatgaaaatgaaaatgaaaatgaatatgaaaatCCAAATCAAAATCAAAATCAAAATTGCATTTCTTGCAAACAAAGTTCAGATACTAATccaaatttaaataatgataattcaaAGAAGGAACAAGATtctcatattaataatgtagAAAACGGTTCTCaaaaaaatttagaaaaaaatccTTGTAATGATCATCACAAACATGTTAACCAAGAATCATTATCAATGTATTCTAaagataatatgaataggaagaatgataaaaaaaataatggagatctttataatataaaaaaagataatgatCTATCTGAATTCGAAAAATTTGATAAAACATATTAcgaatttttttcaaatggACATGATCCATTCTCAATGATAACAACATCTAGatatgaaaatgaaatattaaatgataattataaaaactaTAATTTCAATGAACAAGAAATAAGACTTATTCAAAGCATgataaatacatttatttatacatacaaattaaattatgcaaaaaataaatctatatctaaattatttaaagataaattacttaaaaaaaatttccgtaaatattttacaagttatatatattcaatttttaattatggAAAGAcacataaatttataataccttataataaagataatgatCATGTGTATAGAAAATTATTTGATGAATCTGTAGAAATGATGGATCTACTTATAAACAAAATGGAATTATCATTTAAGCAcctgaaattataa
- a CDS encoding MSP7-like protein, putative: MKGTIISLSFFIFFMTHFIFCDENAFPKEIFEYDKDLELEKIKEKLKNLNDIIVDKLIEYFQDNIDVLIAIIQELEKEKEYKLAEEKKRGKINNDLLNNKNINKFKGQGFLSSTWKQIKGESEENPNNLQISSKGQTLQSSEPNKLNEENPPDQSVTTNSSVVKNTVSNTNTNTNDAHTKSVIKYLDNAYDEILKEMNLSNDADKEIYRSKFYRFKQGFENLVLNQNEYELIKRLILTFSNQDETSSEKKNHIINMLKKALEEEKFSQEFKNFIYGIYAYAKKHNYLKLIDSNKDIYKKVFENATNLLDTLQMKIKTVPSH, from the coding sequence ATGAAAGGAACAATTATATCTCtttcatttttcattttctttatgactcattttatattttgtgacGAAAATGCATTCCCtaaagaaatatttgaaTATGACAAAGATTTggaattagaaaaaataaaagaaaaattaaaaaacttaaatgatattatagTAGACAAATTGATAGAATACTTTCAAGATAATATTGATGTATTGATAGCAATCATTCAAgaattagaaaaagaaaaggaatataaattagcagaagaaaaaaaaaggggaaaaataaataatgatctTTTAAACAATaagaatattaataaatttaaaggaCAAGGATTTTTGAGTTCTACATGGAAGCAAATTAAAGGTGAGTCTGAAGAGAATCCTAATAACCTACAAATATCTTCAAAAGGTCAAACGTTACAATCGAGTGAaccaaataaattaaatgaagaaaatccTCCTGATCAATCAGTTACAACAAATTCATCTGTAGTAAAAAACACAGTGTCAAATACAAATACAAATACAAATGATGCTCATACAAAATCTGTAATTAAATACTTAGATAATGCTTATGATGAAATCCTTAAAGAAATGAATCTATCCAATGATGCAGATAAGGAAATATATCGTAGTAAGTTTTATAGGTTCAAACAAGGATTTGAAAATTTAGTTCTTAATCAAAATGAATATGAACTTATTAAGAGACTCATTCTTACTTTTTCTAATCAAGATGAAACAAgtagtgaaaaaaaaaatcatataataaatatgctCAAAAAAGCTTTAGAAGAAGAGAAATTTAGTcaagaatttaaaaattttatttatggtATTTATGCTTATGCCAAGaaacataattatttaaaacttATAGATTCTAATAAggacatatataaaaaggttTTTGAAAATGCAACCAACTTATTAGATACCTTACAAATGAAAATTAAAACAGTTCCTTCACATTAA
- a CDS encoding chaperone binding protein, putative, producing MVDDKNKDKSYSKKDEKNNKIDEDKEFDEKVKNMSYDDKVRKVLDLKLEGNNDYKNKNYEIAINKYNEGMKYMKKIENKNEKIKELEIALYLNLSICYSNVEKYNEAYDNITKVLNLDKTNAKGMFRLCQIEFNRCNFDVAKDKIQEFIKIYPENLEAKKLLKNIILKQNEHNKKQKEAFSKIFEKASGLYDDREKEIMRKKKEKYEKEMKERKEKNEDIIKFEEWEILDNEKRIKEDEEKRKEKEKEREKQNEKEKQKQKEMEKKNKNKNDSLMSSSTTNNNSSYLDIDEEDQKIINETKKMGYCYFKKDIKEDDKKFFEKNIPTKIDTTNYQNSNTLYNNQNNKAISSWNAAGTTYEEKDMTKWAKNKIEECLKNIHFKNDEDSDSLNLNNQNGNNFSLQNYPDILPIQYLSKIQLNDLKNLSVDAQIVVIRGTKRHIFELSCNLDITIFINITEFHVHKVLVEIKELSSELEAGKTWKNFITIKKNDKLKIPDNLFNDIYDFVLEKVQDQIKNFTQEYNKM from the coding sequence atggttgACGATAAGAATAAGGACAAAAGTTACTCAAAAAAAGatgagaaaaataataagatagATGAAGATAAAGAATTTGATGAAAAAGTGAAAAATATGAGTTATGATGATAAAGTAAGAAAAGTATTAGATTTAAAATTAGAAGgaaataatgattataaaaataagaattatgAAATagctataaataaatataatgaaggaatgaaatatatgaagaaaatagaaaataaaaatgagaaaattaAAGAGTTAGAAATtgctttatatttaaatttaagtATTTGTTATTCAAatgtagaaaaatataatgaagcttatgataatataacgAAAGTTTTGAATCTAGATAAAACAAATGCAAAAGGTATGTTTAGATTATGTCAGATTGAATTTAATCGTTGTAATTTTGATGTTGCTAAAGATAAAATTCaagaatttattaaaatatatccaGAGAATTTAGAAGCcaagaaattattaaaaaatattattttaaaacaaaatgaacataataaaaaacaaaaagaagcCTTTTCTAAAATTTTTGAAAAAGCCTCAGGACTTTATGATGAtagagaaaaagaaataatgagaaaaaagaaagaaaaatatgaaaaagaaatgaaagaaagaaaagaaaaaaatgaagatattataaaatttgaaGAATGGGAAATTttagataatgaaaaaagaattaaagaagatgaagaaaaaagaaaagaaaaagaaaaagaaagagaaaaacaaaatgaaaaagaaaaacaaaaacaaaaagaaatggaaaaaaaaaataaaaataaaaatgattcaTTAATGTCTAGTTCAAcaactaataataattcatcttATTTAGATATAGATGAAGAAGatcaaaaaattattaatgaaACTAAAAAAATGGGATATTGTTATTTCAAAAAAGATATTAAagaagatgataaaaaattctttgaaaaaaatattccaaCAAAAATTGATACAACGAATTATCAAAATTcaaatacattatataataatcaaaataataaagccATATCATCTTGGAATGCAGCTGGAACtacatatgaagaaaaagatatgACTAAATGggcaaaaaataaaatagaagaatgtttaaaaaatatacattttaaaaatgatgaagattCAGATTCTTTAAATctaaataatcaaaatggaaataatttttcattacaAAATTATCCAGATATTTTACCAATTCAATATTTATCTAAAATACAATTAAATGATCTTAAAAATTTATCTGTTGATGCACAAATAGTTGTTATAAGAGGTACAAAAAGACATATTTTTGAATTGTCATGTAATTTAGATATTACcattttcattaatataacAGAATTTCATGTACATAAAGTTCTTGTAGAAATAAAAGAACTTTCTAGTGAACTAGAAGCTGGAAAAACATGGAAAAACTTTATTACCATTAAAAAGAATGATAAGTTAAAAATTCCGGATAACCtttttaatgatatatatgatttcgTCTTAGAAAAAGTCCAAGaccaaattaaaaattttacgcaagaatataataaaatgtaa
- a CDS encoding MSP7-like protein, whose translation MMKGTIFYFFISFFVFFLHTVSSQEESNNTKNYNNEDYKQLEELEKYIDNLRNTVTHKFFENYKDDIQSLKKKIQNIEKKNNNNVTGQDMDDDDDEEDQKSYDENDDEYNDLDIEQNKLLQSNMKSFLGQSGETDTVQLQETNGQNSETAAGEGKENQEVDRAQTDNKSEENGQPKASPLPSTEKQSSSLENTSDKSSGSAKDPKNGDEPQKAAVLSNLKYLDKLYDDVLKDLEKENDMNDSTYNSSYNNFKNKFDQFILNDYEYKLLKKLILDLFKGDSDNNKTKNKFSDALKKALENETFSQEFKNVMYGLYSYAKRHNYLRGKTENDQLYNKVYQNAISLLDTLMTKNFESETNEKVTQVPESKQPEAKQEDKEEEEDKKEKEEHEKDEEKEEEEEEEEEEEETEQQKGTVSGTPTPQ comes from the coding sequence ATGATGAAAGgaacaattttttatttttttatatccttttttgtattttttttacacacTGTTTCATCACAGGAAGAGTCAAACAATACAAAGAATTATAACAATGAAGATTATAAACAATTAGaagaattagaaaaatatattgataatttAAGAAATACAGTTACACACAAATTTTTTGAAAACTATAAAGATGATATTcaatcattaaaaaaaaaaattcaaaacattgaaaaaaagaataataataatgtaacaGGTCAAGATATGgacgatgatgatgatgaagaagatcAAAAGAgttatgatgaaaatgacgATGAATATAATGATCTTGATattgaacaaaataaattattacaaaGTAATATGAAATCTTTTTTAGGACAGAGTGGAGAAACTGATACAGTTCAGCTTCAAGAAACAAATGGACAAAATAGTGAAACTGCAGCAGGTGAAGGTAAAGAAAATCAAGAAGTTGATAGAGCTCAAACTGATAATAAATCTGAAGAAAATGGTCAACCTAAAGCATCTCCACTTCCTTCAACAGAAAAACAAAGTTCTTCATTAGAAAATACAAGTGACAAATCATCTGGTAGCGCAAAAGATCCAAAAAATGGTGATGAACCACAAAAAGCTGCAGTATTGtctaatttaaaatatttagatAAACTTTACGATGATGTTCTAAAAGatttagaaaaagaaaatgatatgaatgatagtacatataatagtagttataataattttaaaaataaatttgatCAATTTATATTGAAtgattatgaatataaattactTAAGAAACTCATTCTTGATTTATTTAAAGGTGATTCAgacaataataaaacaaaaaacaaattcTCCGATGCTTTAAAAAAAGCTTTAGAAAATGAAACATTTTCTcaagaatttaaaaatgtaATGTATGGTTTATATAGTTATGCTAAACGTCATAATTATCTAAGAGGAAAAACGGAAAATGACCAACTTTACAATAAGGTATATCAAAATGCTATAAGCTTATTAGACACTCTGATGACAAAAAATTTTGAGAGTGAAACAAATGAGAAAGTAACACAAGTACCAGAATCAAAACAACCAGAAGCAAAACAAGAAGacaaagaagaagaagaagataaaaaagaaaaagaagaacacgaaaaagatgaagaaaaagaagaagaagaggaagaagaagaggaagaagaagaaacAGAACAACAAAAAGGAACAGTATCAGGAACACCAACACCACaatga